In a single window of the Nicotiana tomentosiformis chromosome 10, ASM39032v3, whole genome shotgun sequence genome:
- the LOC104114255 gene encoding uncharacterized protein, translating into MDFPEINMISDFEAGVKCLQNPSLISRFFSLSEVTQIYGFWKWGALILAVVATFSSLIRKIKVLFVYVFTLKPSAEPLLQYLGEDFDISDSDDEDDKCSTPPSSDDEDLIDRQIDEDFRVSGSSFYFKEQGQNCNLRLRRHRNSFERFPWTEFSAGKNVVKLWDSLALGLDYEYDDLSKSVVSLWDLNAEQKISDIFSGSSQVPAVATASPLVVLSSEVKNDCNGVVLAAYDTRMKSQSPAICAEWRKGSGKVVGVNAADAGKVYLKNEAAGFLTVGDLRNVKSPLVITDGDDDTWWDADAVIIEEKFDGSN; encoded by the coding sequence ATGGATTTCCCAGAGATTAACATGATCAGCGATTTTGAAGCAGGTGTGAAATGTCTACAAAACCCTTCTTTAATTTCTCGATTCTTTTCACTTTCAGAAGTAACCCAAATTTACGGTTTCTGGAAATGGGGCGCTTTAATTCTTGCAGTTGTAGCCACTTTTAGCAGCCTAATAAGAAAAATCAAAGTTTTGTTCGTTTACGTTTTTACCCTTAAACCTTCCGCTGAACCTCTCCTTCAATACCTCGGTGAAGACTTCGATATTTCAGACTCCGACGATGAAGACGATAAATGCTCAACGCCGCCGTCTTCCGACGATGAAGACCTCATCGATCGGCAAATTGATGAAGATTTTAGAGTTTCTGGTTCGAGTTTCTATTTTAAGGAGCAAGGTCAAAATTGTAATTTGAGACTCCGACGGCATCGCAATAGTTTTGAACGGTTCCCGTGGACGGAATTTTCTGCCGGAAAAAATGTCGTGAAGCTTTGGGATAGTTTAGCGTTAGGTTTAGATTATGAGTATGATGATTTATCTAAAAGTGTAGTATCGTTATGGGATTTGAATGCGGAACAGAAAATTAGCGATATTTTTAGCGGTTCTTCTCAGGTTCCAGCGGTGGCGACGGCGTCACCGTTGGTGGTTTTGTCATCGGAGGTGAAAAACGATTGCAACGGCGTCGTTTTAGCTGCGTACGATACGAGGATGAAGAGTCAGTCACCGGCGATATGTGCTGAGTGGAGGAAAGGTTCAGGAAAGGTCGTCGGAGTCAATGCCGCCGATGCTGGGAAAGTTTACCTGAAAAATGAAGCTGCCGGATTTTTAACGGTTGGTGACCTGAGGAACGTTAAGTCACCGTTAGTGATAACGGACGGTGACGATGACACGTGGTGGGACGCCGACGCCGTTATTATCGAGGAGAAGTTTGACGGTTCAAATTGA
- the LOC138900399 gene encoding uncharacterized protein codes for MELITRVCRIFLWTGSHRSSRRALVTWETLCKPHLVGGLNFIEFHTWNMEAISKLLWAVTTKNDALWINWIHTFYIKGKELQQLNTHTQACWLVRKILDAKKWFLNMDYNVTLQSCCDKDKFSIKKTYLLFLPHLQKVQWKGLVLGPTTIPKHKFIIWLALLGRLATVDRLHKWGIHVQTDCVLCTTRAEKNLQHLFFQCPYSSQIWSALLRWLGENRRISNSEEKIDWISKKMRNNRPRAEIMKFLCAAIVYHVWNERNARRFQAEKKESQ; via the coding sequence ATGGAACTCATAACTAGAGTTTGCAGAATCTTCCTATGGACAGGCAGTCATAGGAGCTCAAGGAGAGCCTTGGTTACATGGGAGACATTATGTAAACCACACTTAGTAGGTGGTCTGAACTTCATAGAGTTTCATACATGGAATATGGAAGCTATCAGTAAATTACTATGGGCTGTAACAACCAAGAATGATGCACTCTGGATAAACTGGATTCATACCTTCTATATCAAAGGGAAAGAATTGCAGCAACTAAATACACATACGCAGGCCTGCTGGCTGGTAAGGAAAATATTGGATGCAAAGAAATGGTTCCTGAACATGGACTACAATGTGACATTACAGAGTTGTTGTGATAAAGACAAGTTTAGCATTAAAAAAACTTACTTACTCTTTCTTCCACATCTTCAGAAAGTTCAATGGAAAGGGCTAGTGTTGGGaccaactactataccaaaacatAAGTTCATTATTTGGCTGGCACTACTGGGTCGATTGGCTACTGTTGATCGATTGCATAAATGGGGCATACATGTCCAAACTGACTGTGTCTTGTGTACCACTAGAGCTGAGAAAAACCTGCAACATCTGTTCTTCCAGTGCCCCTACTCATCCCAAATTTGGAGTGCATTACTCAGGTGGCTAGGGGAGAATAGGAGAATTAGCAACTCGGAGGAGAAGATTGATTGGATAAGCAAAAAGATGAGAAACAACAGGCCACGAGCAGAGATCATGAAGTTCCTATGTGCTGCTATTGTCTACCATGTATGGAATGAAAGAAATGCAAGGAGATTTCAAGCTGAAAAGAAAGAAAGTCAATAG
- the LOC138900400 gene encoding zinc finger BED domain-containing protein RICESLEEPER 2-like — translation MANGIGRCLREWGINKIFTVTVDNASSNDVTIKELSKQLTKMGTNLMNGNHLHIRCMAHIMNLVVQDGLKESSVSIERVRHAVRYVRQSPARLKRFQECFDDEQLNCKKTLCLDVPTRWNSTYLMLHRAVEFESAFSHYASYEIGLRHYLEHSYIEVGIPTGEFLSSDWENQLIANEDTILSEMAKKMKEKFNKYWGDPGKMNKIIFISCILDPRYKLESVGYALVKMFGEDPGTTIQAEVKKYMTLLFCEYVKSSSKGVVLASSSDCSSLDTSTSGLSGNQVSTQNIGLLESLMQDIKKYKSGSGGVDTKTELDKYFGEETEDDSKEFDVLLWWKLNSARFHVLAEMARDVLAVPVSSVASECAFSMGGRLLDSFRSSLTPKLVQTLVCLQDWLRNEKLK, via the exons ATGGCAAATGGTATTGGTAGGTGCTTACGGGAGTGGGGGATAAATAAGATCTTCACTGTCACAGTTGATAATGCAAGCTCCAATGATGTGACAATAAAAGAATTGTCTAAGCAATTAACAAAAATGGGAACTAATTTGATGAACGGTAATCACCTTCACATAAGATGTATGGCTCACATCATGAATCTTGTGGTCCAGGATGGTTTAAAAGAATCTTCAGTGTCTATTGAACGTGTTAGGCATGCAGTGAGATATGTTAGGCAGTCTCCTGCGAGGTTGAAGAGGTTTCAAGAATGTTTTGATGATGAACAACTCAATTGTAAAAAAACTTTGTGCTTGGATGTTCCAactaggtggaattccacctactTGATGTTGCATAGGGCTGTTGAATTTGAAAGTGCATTTTCACACTATGCATCCTATGAAATTGGCCTAAGACATTATCTTGAGCATTCTTATATTGAAGTTGGAATTCCTACAGGTGAATTTTTGAGTAGTGATTGGGAGAAT CAATTGATAGCAAATGAAGATACAATTTTAAGTGAAATGGCAAAGAAGATGAAGGAAAAGTTTAATAAGTATTGGGGTGATCCAGGGAAAATGAACAAGATAATTTTCATCTCATGTATTTTGGATCCACGTTACAAGCTCGAATCAGTTGGTTATGCACTTGTAAAGATGTTTGGTGAAGATCCGGGGACAACTATACAAGCAGAAGTGAAGAAGTACATGACTTTATTATTTTGTGAGTATGTAAAGTCCAGCTCAAAAGGTGTCGTGCTTGCTTCATCTTCAGATTGTTCTTCATTGGACACTTCTACTTCCGGGCTTTCTGGCAATCAAGTAAGCACCCAAAATATAGGACTTTTAGAATCACTAAtgcaagatataaaaaaatataaaagtgggagtGGAGGTGTGGATACTAAAACAGAGTTAGATAAATATTTTGGTGAAGAAACTGAGGATGACTCTAAAGAATTTGATGTTCTTCTCTGGTGGAAATTGAACTCAGCTAGATTTCATGTTCTTGCGGAGATGGCTCGTGATGTATTAGCGGTTCCGGTTTCAAGCGTGGCATCTGAATGTGCGTTTAGTATGGGAGGACGtcttcttgattcatttaggagttcattaACTCCTAAATTGGTGCAAACTCTAGTGTGTCTTCAAGATTGGCTTcgaaatgaaaaattaaaataa
- the LOC138900401 gene encoding uncharacterized protein — protein sequence MDPGEGTSRSPPGQRDRFPLEAHSESPVPLVSASPSLVGAQGDAVPPASSVPLVPEAVRDTRPPTPIVPPSETGEQGMSEAVQLLTRMVSIHERQLESGADARRDRIESSTLREFLHLAPPLFTGSSSTEDPQDFIDHMYRVLRVMHASITEAVELASFRLRDVVVLWYETWERSRGPDAPPAEWEDFSEAFLAHYLPREVREARLDQFLSLKQGDMSVGGYSHKFNSLARYAPDIVRTMKARVHHYVDGLGDHLIRDCRVASLSDDVDISRIQAFAQTTEDLSHRILDTHRDREQSKRARTIGSYREPRVDFRPPLHRYPPRSAGSFPPQMQGQRFDRYIQLGPGQSSGQPEGRRQERSAHMRQFTPPCTQCGRQDSEASPDIITGILTIHSHAIYALMDPGSTFSYITPFIAGKLDMRSELLPQPVEVSTPVGDSIVANHVYRDCTVLINDRPTSVDLVELVMLDFDVIMGMDWLAACYANIDCRAKLVRFHFPGEPVLEWKANIVADALSRKSMGSLSHVEADKVTMTKYLCQLASLQVRLVDAEGGRILVQNTAKSSFVTEVKEQQQEDPEHIKLRESILQQRQPLFELTGDGVLRYQGRLCVPSVGELHAKILSEAHYSRYAVHPEATKMYRDLRQIYWWNVMKKDIAEMVAQSPNCQQVKAEHQRPGGLTQCIELPLWKWDMINMDFITGLPRTPRRYDSIWVIIDRLTKSAHFLPVRTTYSAEDYAKLYI from the exons ATGGATCCGGGAGAAGGTACTAGTCGTTCCCCACCGGGTCAGAGGGATAGATTTCCCTTAGAGGCTCACAGTGAGTCTCCAGTACCCCTAGTTTCAGCTTCCCCATCACTTGTTGGAGCCCAGGGAGATGCAGTACCCCCAGCCTCATCAGTTCCATTGGTACCTGAGGCAGTTAGAGACACAAGACCTCCAACACCTATTGTTCCCCCATCAGAGACTGGGGAGCAGGGGATGAGTGAGGCTGTTCAGTTGCTAACTAGGATGGTTTCTATTCATGAGCGACAACTAGAGTCAGGAGCAGATGCCAGGAGAGATCGGATAGAAAGCTCGACGTTACGAGAGTTTCTTCACTTGGCCCCTCCATTATTTACAGGATCCAGTTCCACTGAGGATCCCCAAGACTTTATAGACCATATGTATAGAGTATTGAGGGTGATGCATGCCTCCATCACCGAGGCTGTGGAGTTGGCTTCTTTTCGACTACGTGATGTCGTCGTCCTATGGTATGAGACATGGGAGAGATCTAGAGGACCTGATGCTCCGCCAGCAGAGTGGGAGGACTTCTCTGAGGCTTTTTTAGCCCATTATTTGCCACGGGAGGTTCGGGAGGCCCGTCTTGACCAGTTTCTTAGCCTAAAGCAGGGGGATATGAGTGTGGGGGGTTATAGCCATAAGTTTAATTCTTTGGCAAGGTATGCACCAGATATAGTACGTACCATGAAGGCTAGAGTTCATCATTATGTGGATGGTTTGGGGGATCATCTGATTAGAGATTGTAGGGTTGCATCCCTATCGGATGATGTAGATATTTCCCGTATACAGGCTTTCGCTCAGACTACAGAGGACCTTTCCCATCGGATTCTTGATACTCACAGGGATAGGGAGCAGAGTAAGAGGGCTCGTACTATAGGGTCTTATAGGGAGCCACGAGTTGATTTTAGGCCCCCACTCCATCGATATCCACCTCGGTCAGCAGGTAGTTTCCCACCACAGATGCAGGGCCAGCGGTTTGATCGTTATATTCAGTTAGGACCGGGGCAGAGCTCAGGCCAGCCTGAGGGCCGTCGACAGGAGCGTTCTGCACATATGAGACAATTTACTCCTCCATGTACTCAGTGCG GACGACAGGATTCAGAGGCATCCCCAGATAttatcacaggtatattgacaatACATTCTCATGCCATTTATGCATTGATGGATCCTGGCTCTACATTTTCatatattactccatttattgctGGTAAGCTTGACATGAGATCTGAGTTGTTGCCACAGCcagttgaggtgtctacaccAGTTGGCGACTCTATTGTAGCTAATCATGTCTATCGAGATTGTACAGTGTTAATTAATGACCGTCCAACCTCTGTTGATTTAGTTGAATTGGTTATGCTAGACTTTGATGTcattatgggtatggattggttggcagcttgttatgctaatattgattgtcgtgcaaagttggtccgatttcattttcctggtgagcctgtccttgaatggaaag CTAATATTGTTGCTGATGCCCTTAGCCGGAAGTCCATGGGCAGTCTAAGCCATGTTGAAGCTGATAAGGTCACGATGACCAAATATCTATGCCAGCTAGCTAGTTTGCAGGTGCGTTTGGTAGATGCAGAGGGTGGACGCATTCTCGTTCAGAATACGGCAAAATCTTCTTTTGTTACTGAAGTGAAAGAGCAACAACAGGAGGATCCTGAGCATATAAAACTGAGGGAAAGTATTCTACAGCAGCGACAACCTTTATTTGAGCTAACTggagatggagtccttagatacCAGGGCCGCTTATGTGTACCGTCAGTAGGAGAGCTCCATGCCAAGATTCTTTCGGAGGCCCATTATTCTAGATATGCAGTTCATCCCGaagcgacaaagatgtatcgggaccttcgacagatctattggtggaatgtAATGAAAAAAGATATCGCGGAGATGGTAGCCCAATCTCCCAACTGCCAGCAAGTTAAAGCCGAACATCAGAGGCCTGGAGGCCTAACTCAGTGTATTGAGCTTCCATTATGGAAATGGGACATGATAAATATGGACTTTATCACTGGTTTGCCTCGCACTCCACGGAGGTATGATTCtatttgggtaattattgataggcttacaaaatctgCTCATTTTCTTCCAGTCAGGACGACATATTCAGCCGAGGATTATGCCAAGCTTTACATTtaa